In uncultured Cohaesibacter sp., a genomic segment contains:
- the fliF gene encoding flagellar basal-body MS-ring/collar protein FliF — protein MANLKELGPRRLLALGLIGLMTLLMVGGGAYFLSKPQMTVLYSGLDREDITRIGSALQDSGIRFDVNTESSAVLVSHSAASQARMLLAERGLPRGDSAGYELFDNLGSLGLTSFMQEITRVRALEGELGRTIQSMKDVQSARVHIVLPEKGSFRKKDQTPSASVVIRASGTGEFQTAQAIRYLVAAAVPGMKPAEVTVLDASGELLASGQGKDATSAGEMAGLETLVSNRIQENIRKTLTPYLGLSNFQVSVAATLNTDKEHVAQTIFDPDSRIERSVQTVRSSESSQNASSQPPTTVEQNLPSETVDNSGSEQSLEENQRREETINYEISSKKVEQTREGYDVERLSIAVLVNRARLMESLGENADEATINAAINHHIEEISSLASSAAGLNDNRGDQIKVAVVDFKAGTGELEPLPPLTITQVLMQQSGNVVNAVSILVVATLLIWFGLRPAISALVPKPVANDNLPEDAEHLAELEDHMGFSATDPSTHAGLIEELSKKLEASPVRKLERVVEMNEEQSAAILKQWFYESETA, from the coding sequence TTGGCAAATCTCAAAGAGCTCGGACCCAGACGGCTACTGGCTCTTGGTCTTATCGGGCTGATGACCCTTTTGATGGTTGGCGGCGGAGCCTATTTCCTTTCCAAGCCGCAAATGACCGTTCTCTATTCCGGCCTTGATCGGGAAGATATCACCCGTATCGGCTCGGCCTTGCAGGATTCGGGCATCCGGTTCGATGTCAACACCGAAAGTTCCGCCGTGCTGGTCTCTCACTCGGCCGCCTCGCAGGCCCGCATGCTGCTGGCCGAAAGAGGCCTGCCGCGGGGCGACAGCGCCGGTTATGAACTGTTTGACAATCTGGGATCTCTCGGGCTGACATCCTTCATGCAGGAGATTACCCGCGTTCGCGCACTCGAGGGCGAATTGGGGCGAACGATCCAGTCGATGAAAGATGTCCAGTCGGCGCGCGTGCATATCGTATTGCCCGAGAAGGGATCCTTCCGCAAGAAAGACCAGACCCCTTCGGCCTCGGTCGTCATTCGCGCTTCGGGAACGGGAGAATTCCAGACCGCGCAGGCCATCCGCTATCTTGTTGCGGCCGCCGTGCCCGGCATGAAGCCTGCCGAGGTTACCGTTCTGGATGCCTCAGGCGAGTTGCTCGCTTCGGGTCAGGGCAAGGACGCAACCTCCGCAGGCGAAATGGCCGGACTTGAGACCCTTGTTTCCAACCGCATTCAGGAAAATATCAGAAAGACGCTTACCCCCTATCTCGGGCTGTCGAATTTTCAGGTTTCCGTGGCTGCGACGCTGAATACGGACAAGGAGCATGTGGCGCAGACGATCTTTGATCCGGACAGCCGCATCGAGCGTTCGGTGCAGACCGTTCGCTCCAGCGAAAGCTCGCAGAATGCCAGCTCCCAGCCGCCCACGACCGTCGAGCAGAATCTGCCCAGCGAAACGGTGGACAACAGCGGCTCGGAACAGTCGCTGGAAGAAAACCAACGGCGCGAGGAAACCATCAATTACGAGATTTCGAGCAAGAAGGTCGAACAAACCCGCGAGGGCTATGATGTGGAGCGCCTTTCCATCGCGGTTCTGGTCAATCGGGCAAGATTGATGGAAAGTCTGGGCGAGAATGCCGACGAAGCCACAATCAATGCCGCCATCAATCATCATATCGAAGAGATAAGCTCGCTGGCCTCCTCGGCTGCCGGTCTAAACGACAATCGCGGCGATCAGATCAAGGTGGCCGTGGTCGATTTCAAGGCCGGTACCGGTGAGCTGGAGCCTCTGCCGCCGCTGACCATTACCCAGGTGCTGATGCAGCAGTCGGGCAATGTCGTCAACGCCGTCAGCATTCTGGTGGTTGCGACGCTGTTGATCTGGTTCGGCCTGCGTCCGGCGATCAGCGCTCTGGTTCCAAAACCCGTGGCCAATGACAATCTTCCCGAAGATGCCGAACATTTGGCCGAGCTGGAAGATCATATGGGCTTTTCCGCCACCGATCCGAGCACCCATGCCGGCCTGATAGAGGAGCTTTCCAAGAAGCTGGAAGCCTCGCCGGTGCGCAAGCTTGAGCGGGTGGTGGAAATGAATGAAGAACAGTCTGCGGCCATTCTCAAACAGTGGTTCTATGAATCGGAGACGGCATGA
- a CDS encoding flagellin — MSNSILTNTSAMTALQTLNATNKSLDATQERISTGMRVSGAEDNAAYWSIATTMRSDNSALSAVQDALGLGAATVDTMYTALNSTVDVVSEIKAKLVAAKQPGVDREKIQSDITELQKQLKSTSDSAVFNSENWLSSDSTISVDTKQIVASFSRSNGSVSIQNIDVDIASTRLFDTGGAGAGILDGDLTGLTDNAYAPTGSSIAFTGGDGTGTSVSVFTLDITAVTDSTTDLADLDSLIGAVDEQLSALTDAATNLGSIKTRVDMQNDFISELTDAIDRGVGQLVDADMNEESTRLKALQVQQQLGIQALSIANSGSQSILSLFQ, encoded by the coding sequence ATGTCTAACAGTATTCTGACCAACACTTCTGCAATGACTGCTTTGCAGACCCTGAACGCAACCAACAAATCTCTGGACGCCACTCAGGAACGCATTTCCACCGGTATGCGTGTTTCCGGCGCTGAAGACAACGCTGCCTACTGGTCCATCGCTACCACGATGCGGTCAGACAATAGCGCATTGTCCGCTGTGCAGGATGCTCTTGGTCTTGGTGCTGCTACCGTAGATACCATGTACACCGCTCTCAACTCCACCGTCGATGTCGTTTCCGAGATCAAGGCGAAACTGGTTGCTGCCAAGCAGCCTGGTGTTGACCGCGAGAAGATCCAGTCGGATATCACAGAACTTCAGAAACAGCTCAAGAGCACGTCTGATTCTGCTGTGTTCAACTCTGAAAACTGGCTGTCTTCGGACTCCACCATCAGTGTTGACACCAAGCAGATCGTAGCATCCTTCAGCCGCTCCAACGGTTCTGTATCGATCCAGAATATTGATGTCGATATTGCAAGCACCCGTCTGTTTGACACGGGTGGTGCTGGTGCCGGCATTCTGGATGGCGATCTGACAGGTCTTACTGACAACGCCTATGCACCTACGGGTTCTTCTATCGCCTTTACGGGTGGTGACGGCACTGGTACCTCTGTTTCGGTCTTCACTCTGGATATCACCGCAGTGACCGACTCGACAACCGACCTTGCTGACCTTGACAGCCTGATCGGTGCGGTAGACGAACAGCTCAGCGCACTGACGGACGCGGCAACCAACCTGGGTTCGATCAAAACCCGCGTTGACATGCAGAACGACTTCATCAGTGAACTGACCGATGCCATCGATCGTGGTGTTGGCCAGCTGGTTGACGCAGACATGAACGAAGAATCCACTCGTCTGAAGGCTCTTCAGGTTCAGCAGCAGCTTGGCATTCAGGCTCTCTCTATTGCCAACTCTGGTTCTCAGAGCATTCTGTCTCTGTTCCAGTAA
- a CDS encoding flagellar biosynthetic protein FliR, with the protein MTWLHPTTLLAVFLIQCRVGACLMIMPGFGSSRIPRNVRLFLSLAVSIGLAPLLLAPVLKSLPDTELGRVVLLITTELLTGVTIGFIGRIFMTALETMGNYAATFMNLAAMGGSPLESDNALPPMVNIITMTAIVMIFISGLHWQLISGLVSSFSVIPPGLSFDAQGSLIQFVDSLTEAFLVALRVSSPFVLYSVLANLSLGLMNKFTPQIPVYFVSMPFILMGGLLLTMFVVSEMVGIFIDAFSLALSR; encoded by the coding sequence ATGACCTGGTTACACCCGACAACCCTGCTTGCCGTCTTCCTGATCCAGTGCCGCGTTGGTGCCTGCCTGATGATCATGCCGGGATTTGGCAGCTCGCGCATTCCAAGGAATGTCCGGCTGTTCCTCTCGCTGGCGGTCTCCATCGGACTGGCACCGCTGCTGCTGGCACCGGTTCTCAAAAGCCTGCCGGACACCGAGCTTGGCCGGGTGGTGCTGCTGATCACCACCGAATTGCTGACCGGTGTCACCATTGGCTTCATCGGCCGCATTTTCATGACGGCCCTTGAGACCATGGGCAATTATGCCGCCACCTTCATGAATCTGGCTGCCATGGGTGGCAGCCCGCTTGAATCGGACAATGCCCTGCCACCGATGGTCAATATCATCACCATGACGGCGATAGTCATGATCTTCATTTCCGGGCTGCATTGGCAGTTGATTTCCGGGCTGGTGTCCTCATTTTCGGTCATCCCTCCCGGACTTTCCTTTGATGCCCAGGGATCCCTTATCCAGTTTGTGGATAGCCTGACGGAGGCCTTTCTTGTCGCCTTGCGCGTCTCGAGCCCTTTCGTCCTTTACTCAGTGCTTGCCAACCTTTCTCTCGGCCTGATGAACAAATTCACCCCGCAGATACCGGTGTATTTTGTCTCCATGCCGTTCATTCTGATGGGTGGCCTGTTGCTGACCATGTTTGTCGTCAGCGAAATGGTGGGGATTTTCATCGACGCCTTTTCGCTTGCCTTAAGCCGATGA
- the flhA gene encoding flagellar biosynthesis protein FlhA yields the protein MSDTQVVAAIGATAEKKGRDVGFAFGIVIILTILFLPIPPILIDIGLSLSIALSILILMVALWIQKPLEFSSFPTILLIATMLRLSLNIATTRMILSQGHKGLDAAGNIINGFSQFVMSGDFVIGLIVFTILVIVNFLVITKGATRIAEVGARFTLDAIPGKQMAIDADLNAGLIDDKAAQARRSELEEESSFFGAMDGASKFVRGDAIAGLIITAVNIFGGIVIGATRHGMSMAEASDVFTKLSVGDGLVSQIPALIVSLAAGLLVSKGGTRGSAEKAVMGQLGKYPRALFVAASLMIILALMPGLPFLPFAMLAGIMVFTGYSIPKRLAEQEAEQVRKAMIATKKKEDQDRLSAKPNLKTPEIELCLGKQLTAQMLTSRDDLASRVAKMRRKFAEDYGFVVPDIHLTDSLALPPKSYQIKIHGTVIASHELRVGELLVLAGPEKTASLPGEPTREPAFGMPGIWVPSAYQSEVDRIGLSSVDSTTIVLTHLSEVIRNNLPQLLSYKDMRHLINRLDPEYKKLIDDICPAHISFSGLQAVLKLLLAERVSIRNLHLILEAIAEIAPHVRRSEEVVEHVRVRMGQQICGDLAKGGKLCVIRLGNRWDLAFHEALKRDAKGDIIEIDLEPQLVEQFGQQLTKVVHAQASNQQSYALLTTPEARGYVRMIVERLFPTLPVLSHLEVSRGVELVTIGSVS from the coding sequence ATGTCGGACACCCAAGTCGTCGCAGCTATTGGGGCCACCGCTGAGAAAAAAGGTCGGGATGTCGGCTTTGCGTTTGGTATCGTCATCATTCTGACGATCCTGTTTCTGCCCATTCCTCCCATTCTCATCGATATCGGCCTGTCCTTGTCGATTGCCCTTTCGATCCTGATCCTGATGGTCGCGCTGTGGATCCAGAAACCGCTGGAATTCTCGTCCTTCCCGACCATTCTGCTGATTGCCACCATGTTGCGCCTGTCGCTGAATATCGCCACAACGCGGATGATCCTGTCGCAGGGGCACAAGGGGCTGGATGCCGCAGGCAACATCATCAACGGTTTTTCCCAGTTTGTGATGAGTGGCGATTTCGTCATCGGCCTGATCGTCTTCACGATTCTGGTGATCGTCAATTTTCTCGTCATCACCAAGGGCGCGACGCGTATTGCCGAGGTGGGCGCACGCTTCACCCTTGATGCCATTCCGGGCAAGCAGATGGCGATTGACGCCGACCTCAATGCCGGTCTCATCGATGACAAGGCCGCGCAGGCCCGCCGCAGTGAGCTGGAAGAGGAAAGCTCCTTCTTCGGTGCCATGGATGGTGCATCGAAATTCGTCCGGGGTGATGCCATTGCCGGTCTGATCATTACTGCTGTCAATATTTTCGGCGGGATCGTCATCGGCGCCACTCGGCACGGCATGAGCATGGCCGAAGCATCCGACGTTTTCACCAAGCTGTCGGTCGGTGATGGTCTGGTGTCCCAGATCCCGGCGCTGATCGTGTCTCTGGCCGCCGGTTTGCTGGTTTCCAAGGGTGGCACGCGCGGCTCTGCGGAAAAAGCTGTCATGGGGCAGCTGGGCAAATATCCGCGTGCGCTGTTTGTTGCCGCCAGCCTGATGATCATTCTGGCGCTGATGCCCGGCCTGCCGTTTCTTCCCTTTGCCATGCTGGCGGGGATCATGGTCTTTACCGGCTATTCCATTCCCAAGCGTCTGGCCGAGCAGGAAGCCGAACAGGTCCGCAAGGCGATGATCGCAACCAAGAAGAAGGAAGATCAGGACCGCCTGAGCGCCAAGCCGAATCTGAAGACGCCGGAAATCGAGCTCTGCCTTGGCAAGCAGCTCACCGCCCAGATGCTCACCTCGCGTGATGATCTGGCCAGCCGCGTGGCCAAGATGCGCCGCAAATTTGCCGAGGATTACGGCTTCGTGGTACCAGACATCCATCTGACAGACAGTCTGGCGCTGCCGCCCAAAAGCTATCAGATCAAGATCCACGGCACGGTCATTGCCAGCCATGAATTGCGCGTCGGCGAATTGCTGGTGCTGGCCGGACCGGAAAAGACCGCTTCCCTGCCCGGAGAGCCGACCCGCGAGCCAGCCTTCGGCATGCCGGGCATCTGGGTGCCGAGCGCCTATCAGAGCGAGGTGGACCGGATCGGGCTCAGTTCGGTGGACAGCACCACGATCGTGCTTACCCATCTCAGCGAGGTCATCCGCAACAACCTGCCGCAATTGCTGTCCTACAAGGATATGCGCCACCTGATCAATCGCCTCGATCCGGAATATAAGAAGCTGATCGATGACATCTGTCCGGCGCATATTTCCTTCTCCGGTCTTCAGGCGGTTCTCAAGCTGCTGCTTGCCGAGCGTGTCTCGATCCGCAATCTGCATCTCATTCTGGAAGCGATTGCCGAAATCGCGCCGCATGTGCGCCGCTCTGAAGAAGTGGTCGAACATGTCCGCGTCCGCATGGGGCAGCAGATTTGTGGCGATCTGGCCAAGGGGGGCAAGCTTTGTGTGATCCGTCTTGGCAATCGCTGGGACCTCGCCTTCCATGAAGCGCTCAAGCGCGATGCCAAAGGTGACATTATCGAGATCGATCTCGAGCCTCAGCTGGTGGAACAGTTTGGTCAACAGTTGACCAAGGTGGTTCATGCGCAGGCCTCCAACCAGCAGAGCTATGCCCTTTTGACCACGCCTGAAGCCCGCGGCTATGTGCGCATGATCGTGGAACGCCTGTTCCCGACCCTTCCGGTCCTCTCGCATCTGGAAGTGTCGCGCGGCGTCGAACTGGTTACCATCGGAAGCGTGTCCTGA
- a CDS encoding flagellar biosynthesis protein FlgN, which produces MQTYTEKNTGQSVDLPVVAKSRSHGGVKPLGADLPDSEERILETVQRGIRAVARETKALREKGKIDLRTHSDEKSRILLDLSRLTKGVDIEALSPSVTSELLVLRKMLTENEHVLKQHLEAVREITELLSKAMLEAESDGTYAAGMTE; this is translated from the coding sequence ATGCAAACCTACACAGAAAAGAACACCGGTCAGAGTGTTGACCTTCCGGTTGTTGCCAAATCCAGATCTCATGGCGGCGTCAAACCTTTGGGGGCTGATCTTCCAGATAGCGAAGAACGCATTCTGGAAACGGTCCAGCGCGGCATCCGCGCCGTTGCCCGGGAAACAAAGGCATTGCGGGAAAAAGGCAAGATTGACCTGCGGACGCACAGCGATGAAAAATCCCGCATTCTGCTCGATCTGAGCCGTCTGACGAAAGGGGTCGACATCGAAGCGCTGTCCCCTTCGGTAACGTCCGAACTTCTGGTTCTGCGTAAAATGCTGACCGAAAACGAGCATGTCCTGAAACAGCATCTGGAAGCGGTGCGGGAAATCACCGAGCTGCTCTCCAAAGCCATGCTCGAGGCGGAATCTGACGGCACCTATGCTGCTGGAATGACGGAGTAA
- a CDS encoding rod-binding protein gives MAISIPSDLVLDVVNAADPVERQMAAQRLGSAPRAEMQFASAATSTPNAQAMSDAANEASFKKTYDGFASPAVLSDAGISRYGKGAAKVKNPVSEKFVALMLHQMLETMLPRDTEGIYGEGLSGEMWRSMLAEQVGNQMAKSDKINLAALFDLPDQA, from the coding sequence ATGGCCATTTCAATCCCTTCCGATCTGGTGCTGGATGTCGTGAATGCGGCAGACCCTGTCGAGCGGCAAATGGCTGCGCAACGCCTCGGCTCTGCCCCGCGCGCCGAGATGCAATTTGCCAGTGCGGCCACTTCCACACCGAACGCTCAGGCCATGAGCGATGCTGCCAATGAGGCCAGTTTCAAGAAAACCTACGACGGCTTTGCCAGTCCTGCGGTTTTGTCTGATGCCGGTATCTCGCGCTATGGCAAGGGCGCTGCCAAGGTCAAGAATCCGGTCAGCGAAAAATTTGTGGCGCTGATGTTGCACCAGATGCTGGAGACCATGCTGCCACGCGATACCGAAGGCATCTATGGCGAGGGCCTCTCGGGCGAAATGTGGCGATCCATGCTGGCCGAACAGGTCGGCAACCAGATGGCCAAAAGCGACAAGATCAATCTGGCAGCCCTTTTCGATCTGCCAGATCAAGCCTGA
- a CDS encoding FliI/YscN family ATPase, which yields MSQEKRATTLSRGSANKLDRLQGVVRLLQEEYQTLRICGSVTQITPGYYGISGLDKHAHIGDCVELDVMRPFGRGPARAEVIRIDQGKVFAKPYSRHLDVGIGTRVYRMGPIQFCPDDSWKGRVIDALGRPIDGKGMLVPGKQSVQLENDPPSAMERGLVNKPVRTGVRAIDLFTPLCVGQRIGVFAGSGVGKSTLLAMLAKALEFDIVIVALVGERGREVREFISETLGDSLERSIVVVATGDESAMMRRQAPKTAMALAEYFRDQGKSVLMIMDSATRFALASRDVAMASGEPAVARGFAPSVFSDLPHLLERAGPGAAPRDKDEPCGAITGVFAVLVDGDDHNDPVSDSIRGILDGHIVLDRSIADQGRYPAINLLSSVSRMANKAWAANETTLIMKLKGMIARYEETRDLRLLGGYSKGGDPELDHAMDLVPRIYDFLCQTPYEMSDTRKDPFRALSDALMAQEKKKG from the coding sequence ATGTCGCAAGAAAAAAGAGCCACGACTTTAAGCCGTGGAAGTGCCAACAAGCTGGACCGCCTGCAAGGTGTTGTCCGCCTGTTGCAGGAAGAATATCAGACGCTCAGGATTTGCGGCTCGGTGACCCAGATCACGCCGGGCTATTACGGCATCAGCGGGCTGGATAAACACGCCCATATCGGCGATTGCGTCGAGCTTGATGTCATGCGCCCCTTTGGGCGGGGGCCGGCGCGGGCGGAAGTGATCCGCATCGATCAGGGCAAGGTCTTTGCCAAGCCCTACAGCCGTCATCTTGATGTTGGCATCGGCACCCGGGTCTACCGGATGGGGCCGATCCAGTTCTGCCCGGATGACAGCTGGAAGGGTCGGGTGATCGATGCGCTCGGCCGTCCGATCGATGGCAAGGGGATGCTGGTGCCCGGCAAGCAGAGCGTCCAGCTGGAGAATGACCCGCCTTCGGCCATGGAGCGCGGCCTCGTCAACAAGCCGGTGCGCACGGGTGTGCGCGCGATCGATCTGTTCACACCGCTCTGTGTCGGTCAGCGCATTGGCGTTTTCGCTGGCTCCGGCGTTGGCAAATCGACGCTTCTGGCGATGCTGGCCAAGGCGCTCGAGTTTGATATCGTGATTGTCGCTCTGGTCGGGGAGCGAGGGCGAGAAGTGCGCGAATTCATCTCCGAAACGCTGGGGGACAGTCTGGAGCGATCCATTGTCGTCGTCGCCACGGGCGATGAAAGCGCCATGATGCGCCGTCAGGCTCCCAAAACCGCAATGGCGCTGGCAGAATATTTCCGCGATCAGGGCAAGTCGGTGCTGATGATCATGGATTCGGCAACCCGCTTTGCGCTGGCATCGCGTGATGTTGCCATGGCCTCGGGAGAACCTGCCGTGGCGCGCGGTTTTGCACCCAGCGTTTTCTCCGATCTGCCGCATTTGCTCGAACGCGCAGGCCCCGGCGCTGCCCCCAGAGACAAGGATGAGCCCTGCGGCGCGATTACCGGCGTCTTTGCCGTGCTGGTCGATGGCGATGATCACAATGACCCCGTCTCGGATTCCATTCGCGGCATTCTGGACGGCCATATCGTGCTCGACCGGTCGATAGCCGATCAGGGGCGCTATCCGGCGATCAATCTGCTGAGTTCGGTTTCGCGCATGGCCAACAAGGCCTGGGCAGCCAATGAAACCACCTTGATCATGAAGCTCAAGGGCATGATTGCGCGCTATGAGGAAACCCGCGACCTGCGACTGCTGGGCGGATATAGCAAGGGAGGAGACCCCGAGCTTGACCATGCCATGGATCTGGTGCCGCGCATCTATGATTTTCTCTGCCAAACCCCTTACGAAATGAGCGACACCCGCAAGGATCCATTCCGGGCGCTCTCCGATGCCCTGATGGCACAGGAGAAGAAGAAGGGCTAG
- the flgF gene encoding flagellar basal-body rod protein FlgF: MPTSNYVSLSSQIALDNRMQSVARNVANINTAGYRGESINFSEILANSGSDTVSFVSMGDTHISQAKGSVSQTGNPLDLAIEGDAWFSFQRGSEVAYTRDGRLQMDPSGRLTTVNGEYVLSSSGSSIQIDPRGGQIVVQADGEIVQNGRTIDSIGLFEINPDDKLKRYGGSAVVPEGVAFPVQDPSKARVMQGYVEGSNVNPMMEMTKLIMISRAFESAQKVMDTSEEAQQQAIRELGGDS; this comes from the coding sequence ATGCCAACATCAAACTATGTTTCCCTCTCCTCCCAGATTGCGCTTGATAACAGGATGCAGTCGGTCGCCCGCAATGTCGCCAATATCAACACGGCGGGCTATCGCGGCGAGTCGATCAATTTCTCCGAAATTCTTGCCAATTCGGGCAGCGATACCGTGAGCTTCGTCTCCATGGGTGATACCCATATTTCGCAGGCCAAGGGTTCGGTTTCGCAAACCGGCAATCCTCTTGATCTGGCGATTGAGGGCGATGCCTGGTTTTCCTTCCAGCGCGGAAGCGAGGTGGCCTATACACGCGATGGCCGCTTGCAGATGGACCCCAGCGGACGCCTGACCACGGTCAATGGCGAATATGTCCTGTCTTCAAGCGGCTCCTCAATCCAGATTGATCCCAGAGGTGGCCAGATCGTGGTGCAGGCAGACGGAGAAATCGTCCAGAATGGCCGTACCATCGACAGCATTGGCCTGTTTGAAATCAATCCTGACGACAAGCTGAAACGCTATGGCGGCTCTGCCGTTGTGCCTGAAGGTGTGGCCTTCCCCGTACAGGATCCCTCCAAGGCGCGCGTCATGCAGGGCTATGTCGAAGGCTCCAATGTCAATCCCATGATGGAAATGACCAAACTGATCATGATCAGCCGCGCTTTCGAGAGCGCCCAGAAGGTCATGGATACCTCTGAAGAAGCACAGCAACAAGCCATTCGAGAGCTTGGAGGCGATTCATGA
- a CDS encoding DUF1217 domain-containing protein, with the protein MSDTYLRVTMLNRDYQKSLDTLSQDAQVSRATENYLEKIRDIKSIDDFLDDYEVYSYAMKAFGLEDMTYAKAYMRKVLEEGVSSSDSFANQLTDTRFKEFAEAFDFENLGEATTAMSRTQDEVVDKYLEQTLESREGEENVGVQLALYFQNKASSITNPLELLGDEALAEVARTIAGIPDEAAGADIDWLAEAIGDKIDVEKLSDPDYVDELVERFSILYDLNNDTTSTEVPNVLISSSSVIGLDEDLLMSLQGLHLGGI; encoded by the coding sequence ATGAGTGATACATATCTGCGCGTAACCATGCTCAACAGAGACTATCAGAAGTCTCTGGACACGCTTAGCCAGGATGCCCAGGTGAGCCGTGCGACAGAAAACTATCTCGAGAAAATCAGGGATATCAAGAGCATTGACGATTTTCTGGACGATTACGAAGTCTATAGTTATGCCATGAAGGCCTTCGGGCTGGAAGACATGACCTATGCCAAGGCCTATATGCGCAAGGTGCTGGAAGAAGGTGTCTCAAGTTCGGATTCCTTTGCCAACCAGCTGACAGATACGCGCTTCAAGGAATTTGCCGAGGCCTTTGATTTCGAGAATCTGGGTGAGGCAACAACCGCAATGTCCCGGACACAGGACGAGGTTGTTGACAAATATCTGGAACAGACGCTGGAAAGCCGCGAAGGCGAAGAGAATGTCGGCGTCCAGTTGGCGCTATATTTTCAGAACAAGGCATCCTCCATCACCAATCCGCTGGAATTGCTGGGCGATGAAGCGCTGGCCGAAGTGGCCCGGACCATTGCCGGGATTCCCGATGAGGCTGCGGGCGCGGACATCGACTGGCTGGCAGAGGCGATTGGCGACAAGATCGATGTCGAAAAGCTCTCCGATCCCGACTATGTCGACGAGTTGGTCGAGCGCTTTTCCATTCTCTATGATCTGAACAATGACACCACTTCCACCGAGGTTCCCAACGTCCTTATTTCAAGCAGCTCGGTGATCGGACTGGATGAAGATCTCCTCATGTCCCTTCAGGGGCTGCATCTGGGGGGGATCTGA
- the motA gene encoding flagellar motor stator protein MotA has translation MSIFLGLAIALASLLGGFAAMGGHVAVLLQPWEFVIVFGVAAGIFVIANPLKVVVDTGRAILEVITNAVPKKREYLDILGLLYTLMRELRSKGRNEVEPHIEAPQESAIFNQYKSVSDDPALRDFICDYFRILIVSNARPHEIESLMDEELMTRMRDQMKPYHALLAEGDSLPAIGIVAAVLGIVKAMGAIDQSPAILGGLIAAALVGTFAGIFCAYAVFNPLAAKVRSVREKRSRHYVVVKQSLLAFMNGAAPQIALEHGRKTISENDRPTIDEVESQTMNVGPIGASGADETVYDLQQKGAA, from the coding sequence TTGAGTATATTTTTGGGACTTGCCATAGCTCTGGCATCTTTGCTTGGTGGCTTTGCCGCAATGGGTGGGCATGTAGCAGTATTGTTGCAGCCTTGGGAATTTGTAATCGTCTTCGGTGTCGCCGCAGGCATTTTCGTGATCGCCAATCCTCTCAAAGTGGTCGTCGATACAGGGCGAGCCATTCTGGAAGTGATCACCAATGCGGTTCCCAAGAAGAGAGAGTATCTCGACATTCTGGGGCTCCTTTACACGCTGATGCGTGAATTGCGCTCCAAGGGTCGTAACGAGGTCGAACCCCATATCGAGGCGCCTCAGGAATCCGCCATTTTCAACCAGTATAAATCGGTCTCCGATGATCCGGCGCTGCGCGATTTCATCTGCGACTATTTCAGAATTCTTATCGTGTCCAACGCCCGGCCCCATGAGATCGAGAGCCTGATGGACGAGGAACTGATGACCCGCATGCGGGATCAGATGAAACCCTATCATGCCCTTTTGGCAGAGGGCGACAGCCTGCCCGCCATCGGTATCGTTGCCGCAGTGCTGGGGATCGTCAAGGCCATGGGCGCCATTGATCAGAGCCCGGCCATTCTGGGCGGATTGATTGCCGCCGCTCTGGTGGGAACATTCGCCGGTATTTTCTGCGCCTATGCGGTGTTCAATCCGCTGGCCGCCAAGGTCCGCTCCGTGCGCGAGAAGAGAAGCCGGCATTATGTTGTTGTCAAGCAGTCTCTTCTGGCCTTCATGAATGGTGCAGCACCCCAGATTGCCCTTGAACATGGGCGCAAGACCATTTCCGAGAATGATCGTCCCACCATCGACGAGGTCGAAAGCCAGACCATGAATGTCGGTCCCATCGGGGCAAGCGGGGCGGATGAAACGGTTTATGACCTTCAGCAAAAGGGAGCGGCATAA